A genomic segment from Pseudobdellovibrionaceae bacterium encodes:
- the miaB gene encoding tRNA (N6-isopentenyl adenosine(37)-C2)-methylthiotransferase MiaB: MQRYKSGAQGEGVREAFTGLGLSYHISTYGCQMNENDSERMSSLLEMMNFTVAPAADSADLIIINSCSVREKPVHKVHSEVGRYRKMKEKNPNLRIGVGGCVGQQEKDQLLKDIPVLDFVFGTDAIDELPGLVSQVYSTGDRWVAARFEHQKPYHIETLNRNPGVSTFINITKGCDNFCTFCVVPFTRGRERSRPYADLIRDIQGLTRRGVKEITLLGQNVNSYKSECGVNFAGLMKGICTETDIERIRYTTSHPKDFTEELMQVSADYRNKICDYIHLPVQSGNTEVLARMNRGYSREDYIAKAKRIFEYLPGVSFSTDIIVGFPGETEEQFQDTLSLLDEVTYESIFAFKYSPRPFTKAARWEDQLSEEEKSDRLQRLFDKHNKIAFALAPEYENQTYGVLVESYNDETQVATGRTTKNKVVHFMGQKDLIGQTVPVKITKAFPQTLRGELNYSDQ, encoded by the coding sequence ATTCAGAGGTATAAAAGTGGAGCACAGGGCGAAGGTGTCAGAGAGGCCTTTACGGGCTTAGGACTCAGTTACCACATTTCGACCTATGGCTGCCAGATGAACGAAAACGACTCGGAACGGATGAGCTCTCTCCTTGAAATGATGAATTTCACTGTAGCGCCTGCTGCTGACAGTGCTGATTTGATCATCATCAACTCTTGCAGTGTGCGTGAAAAGCCTGTGCATAAGGTTCACTCCGAAGTCGGTCGTTATCGCAAGATGAAAGAGAAAAACCCCAATCTTCGCATTGGGGTCGGTGGATGTGTAGGTCAGCAGGAAAAAGACCAACTCTTAAAAGACATACCTGTTTTAGATTTTGTATTTGGAACAGATGCCATTGATGAACTCCCAGGGCTTGTGAGCCAAGTGTATTCAACGGGGGATCGTTGGGTGGCAGCTCGTTTTGAGCATCAAAAACCTTACCATATTGAAACTTTAAATCGTAATCCAGGGGTTTCTACCTTTATCAATATCACAAAGGGATGTGATAACTTTTGCACATTTTGTGTTGTGCCCTTTACGCGCGGGCGTGAACGTTCGCGTCCTTATGCTGATCTGATTCGCGACATTCAGGGGCTCACTCGACGAGGAGTTAAAGAGATCACACTTTTAGGCCAGAACGTAAACTCTTATAAATCTGAATGTGGGGTGAACTTTGCGGGGCTAATGAAAGGAATCTGCACCGAGACAGACATCGAAAGAATCCGCTACACCACCAGCCACCCCAAGGATTTCACTGAAGAGCTGATGCAAGTGTCTGCGGATTATCGCAATAAAATCTGTGATTACATTCATCTTCCAGTTCAAAGTGGAAACACCGAGGTTTTAGCACGCATGAACCGTGGTTATTCGCGTGAAGATTATATTGCTAAAGCCAAAAGAATTTTTGAATATCTGCCAGGCGTTTCGTTCTCCACAGACATCATCGTGGGTTTTCCAGGAGAAACCGAAGAGCAATTCCAAGATACACTCAGCTTACTAGATGAAGTGACTTACGAAAGCATTTTTGCTTTCAAGTACAGTCCTCGTCCTTTTACAAAAGCCGCTAGATGGGAAGACCAGCTTTCAGAAGAAGAAAAGTCAGACCGCTTACAAAGGCTCTTTGATAAACATAATAAAATCGCGTTTGCTTTGGCCCCTGAATATGAAAATCAGACTTACGGTGTGCTTGTAGAGTCTTACAATGACGAAACTCAAGTGGCCACAGGCCGAACCACTAAAAACAAAGTCGTGCACTTTATGGGGCAAAAAGATCTGATCGGGCAGACGGTGCCTGTGAAGATCACTAAGGCCTTCCCCCAAACCTTAAGAGGAGAATTGAACTACAGTGATCAATAA